In Microbulbifer sp. THAF38, the sequence GGGACTACTTTGGAACTGGCGGCAACCACTACATTATGATGCTGGCTCACACTTTTGAATTTGCAGAGGGACATAACGTTCGTTTCAGTGTTGACCGCTCTACTTCTACAAATTTGGAAAACTGGGTTTGGGGTAATAATAAAAAATCCTACAACCACTACCGTGTAGAATACATGACTTCTCTAAACGGTTTTGATTTCAATATTGCTGCTGAGAACACTACTATCGATTCGAAGGATACCGACGAGCGTATCGTCTTCTCTGTTGCTCGCACATTTAACCTGTAAAGCTTGAATAGTGTGCCGAGGCCTATTATGGGCCTCGGTATTTCTTACTCTACTCCTAGTTATCGTCCTTTCCCAGGCTACCCCCCTTCCCTATCCCAGCCAGTTTCTGCGAAAAATTCCACCACTATTTACTCTCATTCCGGTTTTCCTTTTTTTCATCCCACGGGTCTTTTACCGGTAGCCCCTCCAGAACGATTTCTTTTTCCATTAGCGTCGAATGTGATCGCAAATCATGACGAGCAATTTTAACGATAGAGAAACAGAGCAATAGTGCGACTAACAATAAGGGGGCACCCGTAATAATACTCGCCGCCAGCAGTGCCTCGAATCCTCCAAGTATCATCAAGGCAACTGGCAACACTGCCAGAGCAAAAGCCCAAAAGATACGATTCCAACGCAGTGGCTCAACATCGACTTCTTTCTGTACAACTGCAGCAAGGATGTAGGATATATAATCAAATGTGATGGCTGTAAACAGCAGCGCCGCCAATGTGTATACCAGTACCACCAATTGACTTGCAGGCAGGGTTTTTAATATCGCGAAGATTGTCGCATTTGCTCCCTGATCATTGAGGGTTTCCACCAGGTCCAGCTCTCCAGAAAAATGCAGATAAACACCATAGTTGCCGAGCACCATATAAAACAAAAAGCATCCAAGGGTTCCGTATATTATGGAGCCAACGATCATTTCTCTGATTGTCCTGCCTCTGGAAATCCGAGCGATAAAAAGCCCGATGCTCGGTGCAAACACTAACCACCAAGCCCAGTAGAATACAGTCCACTGCTGGGGGAAACGATAACCTGGAGATTGCTCGAAGTGTGAAAAGGAATCGGTCCAGGTGGCCATTTGCAAGAAGCTGTGAAGCATTCTTCCCAGAATCTCCATACCATTATCGATAATAAATAAGGTTGGGCCAGCAAGGAAAACAAAAACTAACAACGACAGTGCAAGCCACATTGTGAAGTTGGAAAACGCACTGATCCCACGCCTTAAACCAACAAAGGCACTGTAACCAAACAATAATGCACAGAGTATAAGAACCGCTATTTGTGTCTTAAGTCCTATGGGGAGGCCCAACAACTCATGGAAACCTTGAGTGATCAATGGCGCGGCAATACCTAACCTGGTGGCAACTCCTCCCAACATGCCTAACACCAGAGAGATATCGATCAGTTTGCCTATGGCACCATTAGCTCTTCTCTGCCCTAGCACGGGCGCAAGCGCTTGACTGAACTTCAGTACATTGCGCTTCCTCACATAATAGTAATAAGCGATAGGTAATGCGGGGATTAGATAAATGGACCAAGCCAAAGGGCCCCAATGAAATATGCCATAGGTAACCCCCCAGCGAGCAGCCTCTGTTGTATTCGCCTCAACGAGAAATGGTGGCTCTTGGTAATAGTAAATCCACTCTACAAATGACCAATACAAGATAGAGGCTCCAATACCGGAGCACAGCAGCATGGCAACCCAAGGAATTGTTGTAAACTCTGGAGTCTCCTCTTTACCTCCTAGTTTTATACGGCCTATATCACTAAAGGCGATATAAGCCATGAAAAGAATCGATCCAATTCCCAGTAAGAGATAGAGAATACCAAAACGGTTCGTAAGAAAATCTTTTGCTGACATTATCCATAGAGAGCCAAGATCAGGAAATAAGATCAAAGGCACTGTCGTTATTAGCAACAACAGAAGTGCGCCGCAAAAAGTGGGCTTATCGATAAGGCCTTTTGTAGACTGACTCAATAAATGTCTCCACCCCAATGGAGTTTTAAAACAAATAACAAGCGTAGTCACTTAGAATGCTGTTTTTAAACAAAGACCTGACATCTTAGCCTCTCTTAGAGGGGTAAGTTACGCCAAACTCTTTGAGAGATACTTCAATCAATTCGTTAAACGCCAATCAACGATATTGAACGTCATATACCCCCTCCCCCCAAGGTATTCCGTAAATATCTACCACAATTCAATATATCCAAATTGATGGATACACATATCCTACCCAAATAAACACCGTTAAATGGGAGGAAGCCTTCATCGAACTGAGGCTGGGGAAGCATGTTCTATTTCTATATCATTGTGTTCGCTACTTTTGGCCTGTTTGCCAGTGCCAAAGACCCCTTAAGCCATATCACGGAAAAGGATTTCCGACCTGAATCTGAAGCGGGCATCTATGACATTTCTGAAGAAGAATGTGCCTTGATGATTTATCGAAAAATAATCATTAAGGAGTCACCTATCGGCTGTGAAAGGCTAAAGAAAGTAGTCTTCGAGTTTTACCCATTAACAGATGAGCAGCCTGGTGGAGCAGGAAGTGAAAACAAAAGAGCCTTAATAGTTCTTGATGTTGTAGCCGACAGTGTCCTTGCCCTATTCGATGAGCTATATCGAAGACAATTTCCAATAAAATCTGCAATACCCATTGAGTTCTTTAGTATGCAAGAGCGAAAAACAGAGGATATGAACAACTCTCTTGCATTTGACTCCCGACCAATCACGGGTGAAAGTCAATGGTCCGAGCACGCCTATGGCGTTGCCATTGATATTAACCCATTACAAAACCCCTACCTCTATATAGACCAGTCATCGAAAGCAATAGTGGTACCGAAAGATGCCAAGGAAGGTTACTTAAACCGAGCGAAGTATCGGGTGGGAAAGCCTGTGCGTGTCGGGATGTCTGAGGATGTAACCACCGTGTTTGCCAAACACGGGTTTGCCGTTTGGGGCGGGGATTGGAATATACCTATTGATTATATGCACTTCCAAGTGGGCTCTCGCCAATTTATTGAGCGCCTCGTTGCCTTACCTATAAAGGAGGCAGGCGAGTTATTTCGCCGCTATGTGAAACAGCTTAATCAATGTTTCCAGAAGAAAGAACCTACCGATAACGTTGCACTTCTGAGGAAAACCTGTGTAGAGCTAGTTTCGAGAACAGACTGAGACAAAACTGCTAGAATTGGAATGGTCCTCCGGCAAGCAATATTGGCACAAAAAAACTTGACCCAAGGCCCAGAACGCGTATACTGCCCCCCACAGCCAAAAAGTAAGTTACCCTTGTTTACACTCTCCATTACGTCGCATCTCTGTAGTACTTCGTCCTGTAGATTATTAAATCCAAGTCTGTCTTTTTGCTATTCTTGCCTTCTGAAGGCTTATTCTTTTTTATTTACAGGATATTATTATGTCTAAAACAAGCACCGGCACAGTTAAGTGGTTCAACGAAGAAAAAGGCTTCGGCTTTATCGAGCAAAAGTCTGGCCCAGATGTCTTTGCGCACTATAGCTCAATTGCCAGCGCAGGCTTTAAAACTTTGGCCGAAGGTCAGACTGTTGAGTTCGAAGTGACTCAAGGTAAAAAGGGCCCTCAGGCAGAGAACATTATTTGTATCTAAGCCGCTAGATTACTTTGCAGTTGCACAGCACTGCTAAGTAATTTTGTGATTCGTAGGTTGAGATAATAAATAGTTATATCTCAACCTCGATAACAAGTATTCGAGCAATTCGCACACCCTCCTATTTTAAGTCCTCGATTTCTATTGAGTGACGCCCGCCATTTTACCTTGCTGAGTTAAATCTGATCTGCACCAACACATCATTTAAGCCTTTACTAAAAGCAAAGAACGTTATTGGCGGTTTTCTGAGAAAAACTATGAATACAGCCATATTAACGGCACCCACCTCCCCAGACTCCTCTAAATACAGAAATCCCACCTCCGAACACACACTAATTATAAGCTTGCTGGAAAAAAGCCATAATGGGCTTCACCATGAAGAGCTAGCAAGAGCATTGCATCTAGCCTGTAAAGAACAGAAGAAAGCCTTAAATCGGCGCCTACGTGTAATGGAGCGCGACGGGCAACTCACTTTCAGCAAGCAAAAAGGTTATGGCTTGGTCAGAGCAGATGACGTGGTCAGCGGCATTGTAATCGGTCACCCCGACGGCTTTGGTTTTTTATCCTGTGATGATGTCGAAAATGACTTGTACCTTTCTAAAACCGAAATGTTCACTGTATTTGATGGTGATCGGGCTCAAGCCCGCATAAGTGGTATTGACCATCGTGGCCGACAACAAGGCACCATTATCAAAGTACTTGAGCGCAATACTACTCACGTGATTGGGCGCTTGCAGGTTGAAAATCAGGAGTATTACATAAAACCCGAAAACAGCCGCATCGCTCATGATATTGATGTGGATAGTGATCGGTTGATGGGGGCGAAAGCCGGCCAATATGTGTCCGTAGAGATCATTCACCCCCCCTGTCGTAGTTACAGTGCCTTCGGGCGGGTGACAGAGTTACTTGGCGATGCCGCGGCTCCAGGCATGGAAATCGAGGTGACGATTCGAAGCCACGATATTCCGAATCACTGGCCCCAACAGGCCGCCAAGGCTGCGCAATCTATGGGGAGTAAGGTCACAGAAGCCGATAAACTCAACCGCACAGACCTGAGATCACTGCCCTTCGTTACCATTGATGGTGAAGATGCGCGTGATTTTGATGATGCTGTCTATTGCGAAAAATCCAAAAACGGTGGCTGGCGATTATTTGTAGCCATCGCAGATGTGTCCCATTATGTTCACCCCGGCAGCGCACTGGATCAGGAAGCAAAAAAGCGTGGCACCTCCGTATACTTTCCCGGTCATGTCGTCCCCATGCTGCCAGAAACCCTTTCCAACGGATTATGCTCACTGAATCCTCATGTTGACCGGCTGGTTATGGTCTGCGAGATGACACTAAACGCCTCGGGCAAAATGACGGATTATAAGTTCTCGGAAGGAGTGATTCACTCGCATGCAAGGCTCACTTACAATCAGGTAAATGCATTATTAACCTCTTCTCACTCCAAGCCTTACCAAATGGCATCCGACCAGCATGCTGCAATAACGCCACGTATTTGCGAACTTTATAATCTTTACGCAGTACTGAGGAAAGCTCGGGACAAACGCGGCTCAATGGATTTCGACAAGCAAGAAGTACAATTTCAGTTCACGAAAGATCGCAAGCTTGACCGAATAATACCAGCCATACGCAATGATGCTCACAGGATGATCGAAGAGTTTATGTTGTGTGCAAATGTGGCTACGGCAAGGTTTCTAGATAAACTCAAAATGCCGGCACTATATAGAGTACATGTCGGCCCAAGGGATAAAAAGCTGGCTAGTCTGCGCGACTTTCTTGGGAATAAAGGGCTCAAACTGGCAGGAGGGAGCAAACCTTCACCCGTCCATTATAATCGCTTACTCAAAAGTATTGACCAGCGTGTCGATGCCGACATTATCCAAACGATGATGCTGCGCTCTCTTAGTCAAGCTGAATACAGCATTGAGAATCAAGGTCATTTTGGCCTGGCCTACCCCGCTTACGCGCACTTTACCTCACCAATTCGCCGCTATCCTGACTTGCTAGTACATCGCGCGATTCGCTCGGTGATCCACCAGGCAAAAAGTAAAAGTCCGTTACGCCGAGCCCTGAACTTTGTAAGCCGTGTTGGCAGAACCATGGGGCGGCGTAACATGAAAACAGAAGTCCTTGATTCAGCCAAAAGCTACCCTTATGACAATAACATCATGCAGGATTTAGCCGTGCATTGCTCGATGGCCTCCCGGCGCGCCGACAAGGCAAACTGGGAAGTTGAGGCCTGGTTGAAGTGTGAGTATATGCAAAATTTTGTCGGCGACACCTTTCATGGAGTCATCAGCAGCGTCACCCACTTCGGCCTATTTATAGAGCTTGAAGATACCCAAGTTGAGGGGTTGGTTCATATCTCTGCCTTGAAGGATGATTTTTATCACTTTGACGCCGTCAGCCAGAAACTTTGCGGCGAACGCAGTAATAACAGCTACGGCCTTGGCGACTCTATTTATATTCGCGTGGCAAGAGTCAATATGGAGCGACGAAAGATTGAGTTTGAGCTGGCAACCCAGCCAACAACTCAGAAGAAGTCCAAGGTGAATTGATCACAACAGAGCACCTTATATTTTAGGTGCTCTGTAGCAGCCAGCTTAACCTATCTGGCTATAAGCGAGATGGGTGGCTTCCCGGATCACCTTCTATATGAGGCTTGTCATTGTGCGACACCCCATGAGGCGGTTGAGCTGGTAGCTCCCAATCACCCTCCTTGCTCCAAGGGTCATCCTTAGGGAAATCCTCAATGTAGATTTCTTTCTCTTCGTAATTGGGTTGGAAGCGCAAATCATAGTGAGCGGCCTTAACAATAGAAATACACAGCAGCACCGCCACTATCAGCAGCGGGACGCCACCAATAACACTGGCAGTTTGCAAGGTATCCAATCCACCGAGGAACATTAGGGTTACGGGCATTATGGACAGAGCAAATGCCCAGAATACCCGATTCCAGCGCACCGGCTCTTCATCCACTTCTTTCTGCACCACCGCGGCAAGAATGTAGGAAATGGAATCAAACGTGGTAGCCGTAAAGATCAAGGCAAGAACTGTATAAACCAGTATCACCAGTTTGCTAGCCGGCAGGGTCTGCAAAACGGCAAAAATCGCCGCGGTGGCTCCCTCTTGGTTGAGCACCTGAACCACATCCAGCTCACCAGAAAACTGCAGGTAAACGCCGTAGTTCCCAAGCACCATAAAAAACAGGAAACAGCCAAGAGTGCCAAAGAATATGGAACCCACCACCATGGCTTTAATGGTCCTACCCCGAGATATCCTCGCAATAAACAACCCAACACTTGGGGCGAAAACCAACCACCAAGCCCAGTAGAAGATGGTCCAATCTTGTGGGAAATGGGTATCGGGAAACTGCTCAAATTGCGCGAAGGGCTCTGTCCAGGAAGCCATATGAAAGATGTTATCCAGCACCCGGCCCAGTGCATCCAGACCAGTATTCAGCATGAATAGCGTTGGCCCAACGAGAAACACAAATAAAAGGAGCACTACAGATAGCCACATATTGACATTGGAAAGTGCACGAATGCCATTCTTAAGGCCAACGAAAGCACTGTAGCCAAAGATAAGTGTGCAAATCATCAACACGATTACTTGAGTGCTTAACCCCTTGGATACTCCGAGCAGCTCATGGGCACCTTCGGTAATCAAAGGTGCAGCAATACCTAGGGTGGTGGCCCCTCCTCCCAGCATGCCAAATATGAAGAGAACATCAACCAGCTTGCCGATACCGCCCTTCGCACGCTCCTCGCCAAGCACCGGCATCAGTGCTTCACTAATTTTCAGTACACTGTGGTTTCTGACATAGTAGAAGTAGGCAATCGGTAAGGCGGGGATCAAGTAAATTGACCAGGCCAGCGGCCCCCAGTGGAAAATACCATAGGCGACCGCCCAGCGAGCCGCATCGGGAGTACCGCCCTCAATCTGGAACGGTGGCGTTTGATAGTAGTAAATCCACTCAACCATCGACCAATAGAGGATAGAGGCTCCAATGCCAGAGCAAAACAGCATAGATGCCCAGGACATCGTTGAAAACTCCGGGTCTTCTTCCGGAGTGCCGAGCTTTATCTGGCCAATATCGCTAAATACGATATAGACCATAAAGAGTATCGCCCCTACCCCTAGCAGCAGATAAAAGGCTCCCAGCTTGTCAGTAACAAAGTCCTTTGCCAGCCTTACCCATGCTGCACCCACATCGGGGAAAATAATCAGCGGCACCGTTACCAGCAATAGCAGTACCAATGACCCGAAGAAAGTCGGCTTGTCGATAATCTCTCTGAAACTCTTAGTCAATGCACTCCTCCAAAGTAACTAAAACCGACAAAATAAAAGTGGGCGCGGTGTCACATAGGACATCAAGACAAGTGAGAGAGCGGGGAAACTTTTATAGAGGCGGAATACGACAGATAATGTATTTCTTATAGTGGTGTCGAATTTTAACAGGACGGCGTTTTATTTCAACGTGGGGAACCGACAAGGTAATTGCGAAGGCCATCGCGTATGTCAAGCTGTATAGAGCAGATAATCTATTTAATGGTCAACAAACTATAATGTTGTTTGGCATGGACTTGAAAGGCAGATTAAGAGTATTAAAGGGTACACTCACCGCTTACCTTGAATGTGGTGACACTATAAGCTTAGTCAAGCAGCATCTTGGAAAGATATATAGAAGAGATATATAAAGGTAGCCGTATTTATGGCTTCTCATTACTGGAAGTCTTTTTATCGTTTACAGAGTCGCCGGGCGCCCCCCAATCCCCCTCCTCACTCCAGGGGTCATCTTCAGGCAAGTCCTCTATATAGATTTCCTTTTCTTCATAGTTGGGCTGGTAACGTAAATCGTACTGTGCTGCCTTAACGATCGACATGCAAAGCAATACCGCCACAAACAACAAGGGGACACCACCTATAATACTTGCCGTTTGCAATGCCTCCAGCCCACCGAGGAATAGTAAAGTGATGGGCATTACAGATAGTGCAAATGCCCAGAAAAGCCGGTTCCAGCGAGCGGGCTCTCCAACTATTTCTTTTTGCACAACAGCAGCCAAAATATAGGATATAGAATCAAATGTTGTGGCCGTAAAAATTATCGCAAGTAGAGTAAAAGTGAATATCACCAGCTTGCTAAGCGGTAGTGTTTTTAAGATGGCGAATATAGTTGCCGTTACGCCTTGCTGGTTAAGTGATTGCACAACATCTAACTCACCAGAAAACTGCAAGTAGACACCATAGTTGCCCAGAATCAAGAAAAATAGAAAACACCCCAAAGTACCATAAAATATTGCACCGACAACCATTGCTTTTATTGTTCTTCCCCGGGATATACGGGCAATAAACAAACCTACACTTGGCGCAAACACCAGCCACCAGGCCCAGTAAAAGATAGTCCAGTCTTGAGGAACATAGGTTTGCGGGAACTCCTTAAAGCGGCCAAAAGGCTCCATCCAAGTAGCCATATGAAGAATATCGTTTAGCATTCTACCCAGAGAATCCAATCCCGCACTCAACATAAATAATGTTGGACCCACAATAAATACAAAGGCCAACAAAAGAATAGAAAGCCACATATTGAGATTAGAGAGTGTTTGTATTCCCTTTTTCAATCCAGCATACACGCTACAGCCAAAAATCGAGGTACAGAGCATCAAAATAAAAATTTGTGTAGTGATACCTGTAGGGACACCAAGTAGTTCATGGGCACCTTCTGAGATTAAAGGTGCGGCAATGCCCAGTGTCGTAGCCCCACCGCCCAACATGCCAAATACAAAACACACATCTATTAGTTTACCGATGGATCCTTTGGCTCTTTGTTCGCCCAGAATGGGCATAAGAGCCTCACTAATCTTTAATACATTGCGATGCCTTACATAATAAAAATAGGCGATAGGAAGAGCTGGAATAAGATAAATAGACCAGGCAATTGGGCCCCAGTGAAATATTCCATAGGCCATTGCCCAACGTGCAGCTTCTGGCGTATTTCCCTTTACCTCAAAGGGTGGGGTTTGGTAATAATAAATCCACTCCACCATAGACCAATATAAAATGGAAGCTCCAATTCCGGTGCAGAAAAGCATTGAAGCCCAGGAGAGCGTACTGAACTCCGGTTCTTCCTCAGGTTTTCCAAGTTTGATTTGACCTATATCGCTAAAAATGATGTAGGTCATAAAAAGCAATGCCCCAACCCCTAGCAACAGATAAAACACTCCCAGATCATCCGTTACAAAGTTCTTTGCGTTCAGCACCCATTTGGTACCAAGCTTCGGATAAATAATGAGCGGTAGAGTAACCATCAGAAGCAAGCTAAGTGCACCAAAAAAAGTCGGCTTGTCGATGATCTGCTTAAAGTTCCCTGCCAATACTTCTCTCCGGGATACTCAAAAAGCTATAGAGGCTGGTTGTAGGTGAGCCTACTTTGCGCGCTAGGCTAAAAGCGAGTGACTAAAGTAGCTGAAATTGATCAGATACTGACTGGCCTGCCAGTAAGTTTAGCTGCCTATCTTTTAGGCAGCCATTGCTGGTTAGATTGCTTGCGTAGTGGATTCCGTGTGCTATCGCTGCTTGCCAATTGTTGGCAAATAGCTACGATGCGTGAGCTCTACTTGCGGCTCCATAGGCTGCAACAGTAAAGTCGCCGAGTTTAGCAGGCCTATCAGGAAAGCATGAGAGCTCATATCAGTCATTCAAACGGAGCCTCACCGAGAAGTATAGCGAACCCAGCGCATTCTCAGGTTAGGATTTTAATGAGCTCTCCAGTTGAGTAAATTGGCCTTGGATCATAGCTTTCTCTTGGATGAGTATGCGATTCTCATCCGTGACTTGCTCCAGGCGGTTTTGTGAAGCCGCTAATTCCGACTCCAATTTTTCCAGGGCGCTCTGTTGTAAGTGGACTTCCCTTCGAGTCGCAGAGCTTTCGCTCTGAAGTTGTGAGACACGCTCATGCAGACTGGCAATCTCAGCCTGTTTATCTTTCAGTTCACCACCCTGCATTTCCGCTTGTTGCCTCAGGTTGGCCGCTTCAGTGCTGGCAACCCCGACTTGCTCGCTGAGTTGTTGTTTTTCCCGGTTGAGCTCAACAATCAATGCCTGCCCTTGCTTATAAAGCAGCTCCTGTTCATTGAACCTGCGCTCGGAGAGGGCTAGCTGCTCATTGAGTACCGCAATCTGGCCCTTCATCTGCTCAGAGCTAGCGCGGAATTGGTCCCGCTCATGCTGGCGGTCGTTCGCTGTGCGCTGCTGGAAATGCTCAAAGTGCTCGCGAACATCTCTATTCTCCTGCTTGATCTCCTCAATCGCCGCCTTTTGCTCGGCAATGCGCCCTAGGGCCTCCTGCCTCTGGTAGTCACTCTTCTCCAGGGCGCCCCGTGTTTCTTCCAGTGATTGTTTGAGTTTGCGCTTTTCGGTTTCTGTGATGG encodes:
- a CDS encoding BCCT family transporter, yielding MTKSFREIIDKPTFFGSLVLLLLVTVPLIIFPDVGAAWVRLAKDFVTDKLGAFYLLLGVGAILFMVYIVFSDIGQIKLGTPEEDPEFSTMSWASMLFCSGIGASILYWSMVEWIYYYQTPPFQIEGGTPDAARWAVAYGIFHWGPLAWSIYLIPALPIAYFYYVRNHSVLKISEALMPVLGEERAKGGIGKLVDVLFIFGMLGGGATTLGIAAPLITEGAHELLGVSKGLSTQVIVLMICTLIFGYSAFVGLKNGIRALSNVNMWLSVVLLLFVFLVGPTLFMLNTGLDALGRVLDNIFHMASWTEPFAQFEQFPDTHFPQDWTIFYWAWWLVFAPSVGLFIARISRGRTIKAMVVGSIFFGTLGCFLFFMVLGNYGVYLQFSGELDVVQVLNQEGATAAIFAVLQTLPASKLVILVYTVLALIFTATTFDSISYILAAVVQKEVDEEPVRWNRVFWAFALSIMPVTLMFLGGLDTLQTASVIGGVPLLIVAVLLCISIVKAAHYDLRFQPNYEEKEIYIEDFPKDDPWSKEGDWELPAQPPHGVSHNDKPHIEGDPGSHPSRL
- a CDS encoding M15 family metallopeptidase; translated protein: MFYFYIIVFATFGLFASAKDPLSHITEKDFRPESEAGIYDISEEECALMIYRKIIIKESPIGCERLKKVVFEFYPLTDEQPGGAGSENKRALIVLDVVADSVLALFDELYRRQFPIKSAIPIEFFSMQERKTEDMNNSLAFDSRPITGESQWSEHAYGVAIDINPLQNPYLYIDQSSKAIVVPKDAKEGYLNRAKYRVGKPVRVGMSEDVTTVFAKHGFAVWGGDWNIPIDYMHFQVGSRQFIERLVALPIKEAGELFRRYVKQLNQCFQKKEPTDNVALLRKTCVELVSRTD
- a CDS encoding cold-shock protein; its protein translation is MSKTSTGTVKWFNEEKGFGFIEQKSGPDVFAHYSSIASAGFKTLAEGQTVEFEVTQGKKGPQAENIICI
- a CDS encoding BCCT family transporter, encoding MAGNFKQIIDKPTFFGALSLLLMVTLPLIIYPKLGTKWVLNAKNFVTDDLGVFYLLLGVGALLFMTYIIFSDIGQIKLGKPEEEPEFSTLSWASMLFCTGIGASILYWSMVEWIYYYQTPPFEVKGNTPEAARWAMAYGIFHWGPIAWSIYLIPALPIAYFYYVRHRNVLKISEALMPILGEQRAKGSIGKLIDVCFVFGMLGGGATTLGIAAPLISEGAHELLGVPTGITTQIFILMLCTSIFGCSVYAGLKKGIQTLSNLNMWLSILLLAFVFIVGPTLFMLSAGLDSLGRMLNDILHMATWMEPFGRFKEFPQTYVPQDWTIFYWAWWLVFAPSVGLFIARISRGRTIKAMVVGAIFYGTLGCFLFFLILGNYGVYLQFSGELDVVQSLNQQGVTATIFAILKTLPLSKLVIFTFTLLAIIFTATTFDSISYILAAVVQKEIVGEPARWNRLFWAFALSVMPITLLFLGGLEALQTASIIGGVPLLFVAVLLCMSIVKAAQYDLRYQPNYEEKEIYIEDLPEDDPWSEEGDWGAPGDSVNDKKTSSNEKP
- the rnr gene encoding ribonuclease R; the encoded protein is MNTAILTAPTSPDSSKYRNPTSEHTLIISLLEKSHNGLHHEELARALHLACKEQKKALNRRLRVMERDGQLTFSKQKGYGLVRADDVVSGIVIGHPDGFGFLSCDDVENDLYLSKTEMFTVFDGDRAQARISGIDHRGRQQGTIIKVLERNTTHVIGRLQVENQEYYIKPENSRIAHDIDVDSDRLMGAKAGQYVSVEIIHPPCRSYSAFGRVTELLGDAAAPGMEIEVTIRSHDIPNHWPQQAAKAAQSMGSKVTEADKLNRTDLRSLPFVTIDGEDARDFDDAVYCEKSKNGGWRLFVAIADVSHYVHPGSALDQEAKKRGTSVYFPGHVVPMLPETLSNGLCSLNPHVDRLVMVCEMTLNASGKMTDYKFSEGVIHSHARLTYNQVNALLTSSHSKPYQMASDQHAAITPRICELYNLYAVLRKARDKRGSMDFDKQEVQFQFTKDRKLDRIIPAIRNDAHRMIEEFMLCANVATARFLDKLKMPALYRVHVGPRDKKLASLRDFLGNKGLKLAGGSKPSPVHYNRLLKSIDQRVDADIIQTMMLRSLSQAEYSIENQGHFGLAYPAYAHFTSPIRRYPDLLVHRAIRSVIHQAKSKSPLRRALNFVSRVGRTMGRRNMKTEVLDSAKSYPYDNNIMQDLAVHCSMASRRADKANWEVEAWLKCEYMQNFVGDTFHGVISSVTHFGLFIELEDTQVEGLVHISALKDDFYHFDAVSQKLCGERSNNSYGLGDSIYIRVARVNMERRKIEFELATQPTTQKKSKVN
- a CDS encoding DNA-binding protein, with amino-acid sequence MARTGVTYLDIVQAAKAIKVRGEEPTVDRVRAQLGTGSKSTIAPLLKRWRSESASDTDVNGLPKDLVDALKELHQRIQGAANKQIEEVQQEFQVQEKEITSQLEESRSTTSQQAARIRELEQKLSITETEKRKLKQSLEETRGALEKSDYQRQEALGRIAEQKAAIEEIKQENRDVREHFEHFQQRTANDRQHERDQFRASSEQMKGQIAVLNEQLALSERRFNEQELLYKQGQALIVELNREKQQLSEQVGVASTEAANLRQQAEMQGGELKDKQAEIASLHERVSQLQSESSATRREVHLQQSALEKLESELAASQNRLEQVTDENRILIQEKAMIQGQFTQLESSLKS
- a CDS encoding BCCT family transporter → MSQSTKGLIDKPTFCGALLLLLITTVPLILFPDLGSLWIMSAKDFLTNRFGILYLLLGIGSILFMAYIAFSDIGRIKLGGKEETPEFTTIPWVAMLLCSGIGASILYWSFVEWIYYYQEPPFLVEANTTEAARWGVTYGIFHWGPLAWSIYLIPALPIAYYYYVRKRNVLKFSQALAPVLGQRRANGAIGKLIDISLVLGMLGGVATRLGIAAPLITQGFHELLGLPIGLKTQIAVLILCALLFGYSAFVGLRRGISAFSNFTMWLALSLLVFVFLAGPTLFIIDNGMEILGRMLHSFLQMATWTDSFSHFEQSPGYRFPQQWTVFYWAWWLVFAPSIGLFIARISRGRTIREMIVGSIIYGTLGCFLFYMVLGNYGVYLHFSGELDLVETLNDQGANATIFAILKTLPASQLVVLVYTLAALLFTAITFDYISYILAAVVQKEVDVEPLRWNRIFWAFALAVLPVALMILGGFEALLAASIITGAPLLLVALLLCFSIVKIARHDLRSHSTLMEKEIVLEGLPVKDPWDEKKENRNESK